One Coprobacter fastidiosus genomic window, GTATTGTGTGGGCGATGACTGGCAGTCCATATATCGTTTTTCGGGAAGTGATATGGCTCTTTTTAATCAATTTCCTGAATATTTTGGAGCAACAGAAATAAATAAAATTGAAACTACATATAGATTTGGAGAGCCTTTGGTTTCGTTGTCCTCTTACTTTATACAGCGCAATAAAGCCCAAATACAAAAGGATATACACTCATTCGATTCTGAAATGAAAACAGAATTGGAGTTCTATTCTTATGATAGGCGAGATTATTGCAATATGATAGGGCAACTTGTTGCTTCTATTCCATCAGATAAATCAATATTTTTATTGGGACGTTATTCCTTTGACGATTATTACCTCTCTTTTATGTATCAATCCATTAAAGAGGGCAATAGGTTCTTTTATGTGATAGGAGGACGAAAAATCGAGTTTTTGACCATACATAAATCAAAAGGTCTTGAAGCGGATTATGTAATACTCTTACAATGTAACAAAGATACATATGGTTTCCCTTCTCTTGTGAGTGATGACCCTGTGCTTAACTACGTACTCACTAAAAGCGACCAATTCCCATATGGAGAAGAGCGTAGATTGTTTTATGTAGCAATAACAAGGGCAAAGATGAAAACTCTTGTATTATATGACAAACGTTTTCCCTCTGTATTTGTGGATGAATTCTTGCATCCTGAAAAACTTTCAGAAGAAAGTTATGTAAAACATCCCAATGCCAATAAGAGATGGACAAGAAGTGCAGACCAATTTCTATTAAAACTACATAGTGAGGGCAAGAGTGTGAAGTATATTGCAGCTAAAATGGGCAGAAGCCAAACTTCAATCGTAATGCGATTGAACAAGCTAAACCAATAGGATATTTTATTTTTTCAATGATACAGTATATGTATCGGATTATTCTATAACCTTTGTGGTATTAAAAGGTTAACAATGAAGAATTCAGAAATATGAACAGTTGCTATATCATTCCCCAATTTTTAAGCAATCTAATCAACATATTTGTTCTAAATAAGTTATCTTTCTTGCAGAAATACAAAAAAAATATTCCTTGAAAAGCTAAAACGGGAATAAGTGTCATAATTTATATTTTCCCGAAATAATTCAAATATGGAGTTTTCGTTTTAGGTAAAATGCTGTATCTTCGTTTGCTATTTTATAACTGTACGATGTATTTTAGTTTGAAGAAATATATATTGCTTTTCTTTTTCCTATTTTCTTTTTTAAGTATAGAAGCGACATCCCCTAAATACGAGATAAGAGGGGTTTGGTTGACTACTAATTGGGGCTTGGACTGGCCGAAAAAGATTATAAAAACGGAAAAAGATATAAAAAGGCAACAAGAAGAATTATGTTATTTGCTGGATCAAGTCCAAAAAATGAATATGAATGTCGTCTTTTTTCAGACTCGATTGCGGGGCGATGTTTTATATTCTTCTCGGTATGAACCATGGAGTTCTGTTCTTACGGGTATATCGGGGAAAAATCCCGGATATGATCCTCTCCGTTTTGTTGTCGAAGAATGTCATAGAAGAGGACTTCAATGTCATGCTTGGCTTGTTTGCATGCCATTGGGGACTTCCCGTCAAATAAAAAATCAAGGTAAAAGTTCTGTGGTATCAAAATATCCGGATATGTGTAAATATTGGGACAGAGAATGGTATCTTGATCCCGGAAATCCGAAGACTGCTTTATACCTTGCATCTATTGCTGGAGAGATTGTCTCGAATTATGGTGTGGATGGAATACATCTCGATTATATTCGGTATCCTGATAAAGCCGGTTTTCCTGATAGGAAGACATATCTGAAGTACGGTTCTTCCGATAAGACTTTGAATCAGTGGCGTAGAGAGAATATCAATAAAATCGTATATACGGTTTATGATTCTATAAAGAAAATTGATCCGGCAGTGAAATTAAGCAGTGCTGTCATCGGAAAATATAATACGCTTCCGGTATTTTCTTCTTTAGGGTGGAGCGGAATAGAGAGTGTTCATCAAGACCCGGTAGAATGGCTGAAACAGAATAAGCATGACTTTATTGTTCCGATGATGTATTTTTCCGAGCGTTCTTTTTATCCTTTTTTGATAGATTGGGTAAAACATTGTGCGGGACATCCGATAGTTTCCGGATTAGGAGCATATAGGCTTTGTGCGGATGACGGAGATTGGCGACTGCAAGATTTTATGCGTCAAGTTTATGACGGTCGCAAGTATGGAGTAGGGGGACAAGCTTACTATCGTTTAGAAAATTTGATAAATAACGAGAAGTTTGTATATACAGCAATTTTACAAGCATATCGCTATCCGGCATTATATCCTCCGATGAATTATATGGGGAAAACATTGCCTTGTGCGCCTGATTCTTTGTGTGTAGAATATAAAACGCTATCGACTTTTCTATATTGGGATTCTGTAACAAATGTGCGGGAATATGTTTTATATGGAAGTGATAGTTATCCGGTAAATACAAATGATCCGGCAAATATTATTGCTTCAGGAATACGTGGATGCTCTTTTGAAACTTCTCTGAAAAAACGTTTTTATGCAGTGACGGCTGTAGATATGTATCATCAGGAGAGTATTCCTGTGCAAATGTCGTTTCCTGAGATTTATTATAAAGGTGCAGATAATGAAGTCGTTTTGTCGAATACATTGAAAAACTTTGATAGAATTGCTATTTTTAATATTTTTGGAAAAAAGATCTATGAAGGAAAGTTTAAAATTTCAATAAAAACAGATGGCCTATTTTCAGGCGTTTATCGAGTCGAACTATATAATAATCGAGGTAAGGAAGAAAAAATATTAATTGTCAACTGAAAAATAATATGATGTATCCATTAAAATTTGAAGTTATCCTCAAAAGTATTTTATGGGGAGGAAGTGAGATTTGCAAGTTTAAAAATTTAAGCACAAAGCTTAATGGAATCGGTGAGAGTTGGGAAATTTCTCAAGTAAAGGACAATGTCTCAGTTATTGCAAATGGAGAGTATAAAGGGAAAAATCTGACAGAACTTATACAAGAAAAAGGCGCTGAATTACTCGGTCAGCATGTTTTGGATAGGTTTGGAGATAAATTTCCTTTATTAATTAAGTTTATCGATGCTAGGGATAATTTGTCGATTCAGGTTCATCCGAATGATAAGTTGGCTAAAGAGCGCCATAATTCATTTGGTAAAACAGAAATGTGGTATGTTATTTCTGCACAAGAAGGAGCTGGGTTGTATTCAGGTTTTTCTAAGCAAATTACTCCGGATGAATATGTCGAACGGGTAGAAAATAATACGATTATGGATGTCCTTCAATTCCATCCGGTTAAGAGTGGAGACGTATTTTTCTTGCCTGCAGGAAGAATTCATGCGATCGGGAAAGGGATATTTATTGCTGAGATACAGCAAACTTCTGATATTACATACCGGATTTATGATTATAATCGAAAAGATGCCAATGGAAAAGGGCGAGAATTGCATACGGCCTTAGCAAAAGATGCGATTGATTATAAAATGTATTCTGATCTGAAAACAGAATATACTCATCAAGAAAATGAACCGGTATTGTTGGCCAATTGTCCTTATTTTACGACGAATTTGTTGGAGATAAATAGTGAAAAGACTGTAAAGAGAGAAATTGCAGATAAAGATTCTTTCGTTATTTATATTTGTATGGAAGGAGAGGCTGTTATGGTTGATAATAACGGATGTAAGACAGAGCTCCATCGGGGAGAGACGGTTTTAGTTCCAGCATCCACAAGCTTCATAGATTTATCGACGACACAATCGGTTAAGTTGTTGGAATGTTATATTCCTCGATAATAATAGAATTCCTTATAAAAGAGATTGATTAGTATTGTAGTGGAAGATTCTTTTGTTATAATGAACAAAATCTTCCGCTATTTGTTTATTTACAAAAAATGTATGATATGAATAGGTATGTTATAATTATTTTTGTTTTGATATTAGGCTTTTCTTTGGATGCCTGCAAACATACAAAACAAAAAAGTCCTGTCGTCCAGGAGTCGTCTGTATCTGAAGATTCTGTAAAGTATATTTATGAGGGTATTTTGCCTGCAGCCGATGCTGCCGGAATACGTTACACGTTGACGATTTCAGCTCCTCAAAATAGCGGAGACGGTACATTTGTCCTACAACAAGCTTATTTAGGAACAGGGGAAAAAGATACAATATTTACAACTACGGGAAGACGTTATACCCATAGGGGAGACGCAAATGATATAAACGCAACAGTCTGGCAATTGAAATCTGATAATGGAAATGAGATATTCAATTTCTTGTATGAGAATGACTCGACTTTGATATTATTAAATGAGAATTTTGAAAAAAGTGATTCTGAATTAAATTATTCTCTTCGCTTAGTTAAATAGTAAAAAGCCAGTTCGAAAAAGGACTGGCTTTTTTATTGTCTCCCTCTAATTCTAGTAGAATAAATGTTGTATCTTGGTATAAGCAATTGAATAAGTCCGTTGTTTCTGTTCTCGATTTACAGTTTATTTTAGAATATTTTCTATTTCGCATAATTCGTCAGGAGTAAACTCCGCGTTATCTAGGGCTTTTAGATTATCTTTTAATTGAGTTACTGAGCTTGCCCCGATGATGACACTGGTTACCCGATTGTCTTTTAATAGCCATGCTAATGCCATTTCTGCGAGAGTTTGTCCTCTTTGTTCCGCTAAATCGTTTAGCAATTTTATTTTAGCAATTTTATCTTCTGTAACTTGATCTGATCGTAAATGTCCGGTAGATTTTGCCGCTCTTGAATTTTCAGGAATCCCATGTAGATATTTATTTGTCAGTAGACCTTGAGCTAATGGCGAAAATGCGATCATGCCTACTCCGTTTTCATCTAAGAGTTGTAGCAGCTCGGGTTCTACCCATCTATCGAACATCGAATACCGGGCTTGATGTATCAGACATGGTACTTTCATTTCTTTAAGAACAGATATGGCTGTTCGGGTTTGCTCTGCATTATAATTCGAAATGCCTACATATAGGGCTTTCCCTTGATGCACCATGTCAGCTAAGGCACACATAGTTTCTTCTATCGGAGTTTCCGGATCAGGGCGATGAGAATAAAATATATCGACGTAATCGATTCCCATTCTTTTCAAGCTTTGATCCAGACTTGCCATCAAATATTTACGGCTTCCCCAATTTCCATAAGGTCCTGGCCACATATCATATCCGGCTTTGGAAGAGATAATCAGTTCGTCTCTATACAATCCTAATCCTTTTTTTAATATTTGTCCGAAATTTTCTTCTGCCGAACCGTATGTAGGGCCATAATTATTTGCCAGATCGAAATGTGTTATTCCGTTATCGAAAGCTGTATATGCAATTTGAACGAAATTATTGAATACATCTACACTTCCGAAATTATGCCATAATCCTAAAGAAATAGCAGGCAACAATAGTCCGCTTTTACCACAGCGGCGATAAGTCATTGTATCGTACCTGTTATCGGATGCTTTGTAATTTTCCATTATTGTTATTTTGAAGGTTAATGAACAAAGATATGTGTTTTTTTGTAAAGATGTGATATTAATAAAAAAAGAGATTCCAAGTTTTCCTGAAATCTCTTTCTCTGTTAAAAAAAATATTATAACATTTCAACGGATCGTTTAATAAACTGACTTAAAGCTTCACCTTTTAACATATTGTTGGATAACAGTGCCAAATCAACTAATTGACGAACCAACTTATGTTTGTTGGCATACTGTGTAAGTAGTTCGGATTCTTTTTTCCGTAAAGAGTCGACTTCTTTTTCTTTATTTCGAAGTTCTTCTTTTTCAGTAACGGGAATCTCTTCGTCTTTTTTCCCTTTCGATGCTTCCTGAAGTTTGGCGATAGCATCATTCAGTTCATTAATTTCTTTTTGTATAGGTTCTATTTCTGCATGACAGTCCTTTTCTGTTTCTTCTATTACTTTTTTAGACAAAGGATGTTCTGTATTTATTATTAAATTGAAACTGTCAGGCATCTCTCCGTAGAAATTCATTCCCGGTTGCATGGCCGACATGTCTTTCATTCGGCGCATAAACTCGTTTTGGGTTATAATGACTGGCTGAGATTGTTCTCCCAAAGCTTCAAACATCACCATAAATTCGGCTTTTTCCAAAGTCGGTATTTGAGATTTGAATACTGTGGTCATCATATTTCTTTGAGCGGCATCTAAAGAAACTTCGGTTTTGTCATTTTTCCGGACAAGATTGTCTATGATGTCACTATCAACTCTCACAAAACGGCTTTTTTCCAATTTTTGTTCAAGTAGTCCGATAAAATGAATGTCCAGTTGACCATCCATCAATAAAACATCATAGCCTTTAGATTTGGCTATCTCGATATAGCTGTATTGTGCAACGGCATCTGTAGCGTAAATATATATCAAATTCTTGTCTTTATCCGTCTGATTCGCCTCGATCAGAGTTTTATATTCTTCGAGCGTATAATATTTTTTGTCCGTGTCTTTTAATAAAGCGAATTTTTGTGCCCGATCATAAAATTTTTCATCAGACAGCATTCCGTATTCGATGAAGAGCTTGATATCATCCCATTTTTCTTCGAATTGTTTTCGTTCGTTATTGAATATTTCTTGAAGTCTGTCTGCAACTTTTTTCGTGATGTAAGTGGAAATCTTCTTGACATTAGAATCGCTTTGCAGGTAAGACCTGGAAACATTTAGTGGAATATCAGGTGAATCGATGACCCCTTGCAACAACATTAAAAAATCAGGAACGATTCCCTCTACAGAGTCGGTAACAAATACTTGGTTGGAGTAAAGCTGTATTCGGTTTTTATTTATATCGAGGTTATTCTTTATTTTGGGGAAATAAAGAATACCTGTCAGCTTGAACGGATAATCAACGTTTAGATGTATCCAAAACAAAGGCTCATCTAACGAGGGATATAAATCATGATAGAATTTACGATAGTCTTCTTCTGTCAGTTCTGTCGGTTTCTTTGTCCATGCAGGTGTCGTATCGTTTATGATTTTATCCTTATCCGTATCAACATATTTACCGTCTTTCCACTCTTGTTCTTTACCGAAAATGACCGGAACAGGAAGGAATCGGCAGTATTTCTTCAATAAAGACTCAATTTTTGAGTCTTCGAGAAATTCTTTGTTCTCATCATCAATATATAACACGATGTCTGTGCCGCGTTCTTTTTTGTCAATTTCAGACATTGTATATTCCGGAGAACCATCGCAGCTCCACATTACCGGTTTGGCGTTTTCTTGATAAGAAAGAGTTCTGATTTCTACTTTCTTAGCGACCATGAAAGAAGAATAAAATCCTAAACCGAAATGCCCGATAATAGCATTGGCATCATTTTTATACTTGTTCAGAAATTCTTCAGCTCCGGAAAATGCAATTTGATTGATGTATTTGTCGATCTCTTCTGCTGTCATTCCGATTCCATGATCCGATATTGTAAGAGTACCTTCTTTTTTGTCGATAGATACTTTCACGTTCATTTCGCCTAATTCTCCTTTAAAATCTCCGAAAGAAGATAAGGTCTTTAATTTTTGAGTTGCATCTACTGCATTCGAAACGAGTTCACGTAAAAAAATCTCGTGATCACTGTACAAGAACTTTTTAATAATGGGGAAGATATTATCCGTTGTGACCCCGATAGTTCCTTTTTGCATAGCTATATTATTTTTTAAAGTTAAATTTTATCACAATCGTTTGTAGAAAAACAAAAAAAATGCCAGACCAACCGGTCTGACATTTTGACTTATTCATTATTATTTTGTCATTCTTTGTCGCTATGTACAGAAGAAACGATCTTTTCTTCTTGCTTATCATAATCGATGATTATTGTGTCTCCTTCTTTTATTGAATCTCGTATTATCAACTCTGCAATCTCATCTTCCAAGTATTTTTGTATCGCTCTTTTTAAAGGGCGAGCTCCAAACTGAATATCATACCCCTTAGAGGCTACGAATTCTTTTGCCGCATCGGTCAACGTGAATTTATAGCCCAATGCTTGCATTCTTTGATAAAATCCTTTTAATTCGAGATCGATGATCTTATAGATTGCTTCTTTGTCGAGTTGGTCAAACATGATTATATCATCGACACGGTTCAGAAATTCCGGAGAAAACGCCTTGTTCAAAGCTTTTTGTATAATACTTCTCGAAAATTCTTTATCCTCTAATGAAGCAGATGTAGAGAAACCGACACCTCGTCCGAAGTCCTTCAGTTGACGAGTTCCTATGTTGGAAGTCATGATAAGAATCGTATTTTTGAAATCGACTTTCCTTCCTAAACTATCTGTCAATCGTCCTTCATCCATTACTTGCAGCAGTAAATTGAATACGTCGGGATGAGCTTTTTCTAACTCGTCTAATAAAATTACAGAATAAGGTTTCCGTCTGACTTTCTCTGTTAATTGTCCTCCTTCTTCGTATCCTACATATCCGGGAGGTGCGCCTATTAATCTGGATACACTGAATTTTTCCATGTATTCGCTCATGTCTACTCGAATCAGAGCATCTTTAGAGTCGAACAGATATTCTGCCAGTATTTTTGCCAGATGAGTTTTCCCTACACCCGTAGGACCTAAGAACATGAATGTCCCGATCGGTTTATTGGGATCTTTCAGTCCAACTCGGTTTCTTCGGATAGCTTTTACTATTTTATCTACAGCATTGTCCTGTCCTATGATAGCTTGGCGTAAAGTATCACCCATGTGTAATAACTTGGTGCTTTCTGCACTGGCAATTCGCTGTACCGGTATTCCTGACATCATTGCAACTACTTCTGCTATTTTTTCTTCGTCTACGATTTCTCGATGCTCTTGGAGTTCTTCTTCCCATTTTTGCTTGGCAGTTTCCAGTTGAGCCTGAATATCTTTTTCTTTGTCCCTAAAACTTGCCGCTAATTCATAATTTTGGGATTTTACGGCTTTTATTTTTTCTTCCCGTATCGTTTCTATTTGAGCTTCGAGTGTCTCTATTTCTTTAGGTACTACGATATTTGATATATGTACACGCGAACCCGCTTCATCCATTGCATCTATGGCCTTATCCGGAAAATTACGATCACTGATATAACGTTCGGTCAGTTTTACGCAAGCTTTTAATGCTTCCGGTGTGTAGGAGACATTATGGTGGTCTTCATAACGGCCTTTAATGTTATTTAATATTTGTAATGTCTCTTCTGGCGTCGTCGGATCTACCATTATCTTTTGGAATCTCCGTTCCAATGCACCGTCTTTTTCTATACTTTTTCGGTATTCATCTAATGTCGTAGCTCCTATGCATTGAATTTCGCCCCGAGCTAAAGCCGGTTTTAACATATTTGCCGCATCCAAAGTTCCGGTTGCGCCACCAGCACCTACAATAGTATGAATTTCGTCTATAAAAAGTATTATATCCGGATTCTTTGTCAGTTCGTTCAATATAGCTTTAATACGTTCTTCAAATTGTCCGCGATATTTAGTCCCTGCAACAATAGAGGCCATGTCCAAAGATATAACCCGTTTATCGAATAAAACACGAGATACTTTTCTTTGGATAATACGTAAAGCCAAACCTTCTACGATAGCAGATTTGCCGACCCCCGGTTCTCCTATCAATACAGGATTATTTTTTTTGCGCCGACTTAAGACCTGAGCTAACCTTTCGATTTCCTTCTCACGGCCGACAACCGGATCTAATCGGTTTTCTTCTGCTGCTTTTGTCATGTCAGTACCGAAATTATCGAGAACCGGTGTATCAGCAGATGTTTTTCCGGGAGAAGTTGTCGCTTTTTGCTGTTCGTTTTTATATCGTTTTTCTTCTTCGAATTCATCATCGTCATCATCTGCAAATTCAGCTCCCATTAATGGCGTGTCAGATAAAGGCTTGGCCATTTTAAAATATTCCATAACTTCCTGATATGTCACATCACAATCTTTTAGGGAACGTGTAGCCGGCGTATCGGGATCTTTTAGTATTGCTAATAAAAGGTGTTCGGTATCCGTTGTGTCACTCTTTAAAATTCGAGCCTCCAAGATGCTCATTTTTAATACTTTGTCCGTGCTTTTGCTGATTGTAATCTCATCTCCGGCATTAATATGATCGTTTGATAATCTTAAATCTTTTTCAACGGAAGCTTTCAGCTCGGTCAATTGGACTCCGAGATGCCGCAAAGCCTCTATGGCTTTTCCAGA contains:
- a CDS encoding copper resistance protein NlpE produces the protein MNRYVIIIFVLILGFSLDACKHTKQKSPVVQESSVSEDSVKYIYEGILPAADAAGIRYTLTISAPQNSGDGTFVLQQAYLGTGEKDTIFTTTGRRYTHRGDANDINATVWQLKSDNGNEIFNFLYENDSTLILLNENFEKSDSELNYSLRLVK
- the mgrA gene encoding L-glyceraldehyde 3-phosphate reductase, which encodes MENYKASDNRYDTMTYRRCGKSGLLLPAISLGLWHNFGSVDVFNNFVQIAYTAFDNGITHFDLANNYGPTYGSAEENFGQILKKGLGLYRDELIISSKAGYDMWPGPYGNWGSRKYLMASLDQSLKRMGIDYVDIFYSHRPDPETPIEETMCALADMVHQGKALYVGISNYNAEQTRTAISVLKEMKVPCLIHQARYSMFDRWVEPELLQLLDENGVGMIAFSPLAQGLLTNKYLHGIPENSRAAKSTGHLRSDQVTEDKIAKIKLLNDLAEQRGQTLAEMALAWLLKDNRVTSVIIGASSVTQLKDNLKALDNAEFTPDELCEIENILK
- a CDS encoding type I phosphomannose isomerase catalytic subunit; this translates as MMYPLKFEVILKSILWGGSEICKFKNLSTKLNGIGESWEISQVKDNVSVIANGEYKGKNLTELIQEKGAELLGQHVLDRFGDKFPLLIKFIDARDNLSIQVHPNDKLAKERHNSFGKTEMWYVISAQEGAGLYSGFSKQITPDEYVERVENNTIMDVLQFHPVKSGDVFFLPAGRIHAIGKGIFIAEIQQTSDITYRIYDYNRKDANGKGRELHTALAKDAIDYKMYSDLKTEYTHQENEPVLLANCPYFTTNLLEINSEKTVKREIADKDSFVIYICMEGEAVMVDNNGCKTELHRGETVLVPASTSFIDLSTTQSVKLLECYIPR
- a CDS encoding family 10 glycosylhydrolase: MKKYILLFFFLFSFLSIEATSPKYEIRGVWLTTNWGLDWPKKIIKTEKDIKRQQEELCYLLDQVQKMNMNVVFFQTRLRGDVLYSSRYEPWSSVLTGISGKNPGYDPLRFVVEECHRRGLQCHAWLVCMPLGTSRQIKNQGKSSVVSKYPDMCKYWDREWYLDPGNPKTALYLASIAGEIVSNYGVDGIHLDYIRYPDKAGFPDRKTYLKYGSSDKTLNQWRRENINKIVYTVYDSIKKIDPAVKLSSAVIGKYNTLPVFSSLGWSGIESVHQDPVEWLKQNKHDFIVPMMYFSERSFYPFLIDWVKHCAGHPIVSGLGAYRLCADDGDWRLQDFMRQVYDGRKYGVGGQAYYRLENLINNEKFVYTAILQAYRYPALYPPMNYMGKTLPCAPDSLCVEYKTLSTFLYWDSVTNVREYVLYGSDSYPVNTNDPANIIASGIRGCSFETSLKKRFYAVTAVDMYHQESIPVQMSFPEIYYKGADNEVVLSNTLKNFDRIAIFNIFGKKIYEGKFKISIKTDGLFSGVYRVELYNNRGKEEKILIVN
- the htpG gene encoding molecular chaperone HtpG, yielding MQKGTIGVTTDNIFPIIKKFLYSDHEIFLRELVSNAVDATQKLKTLSSFGDFKGELGEMNVKVSIDKKEGTLTISDHGIGMTAEEIDKYINQIAFSGAEEFLNKYKNDANAIIGHFGLGFYSSFMVAKKVEIRTLSYQENAKPVMWSCDGSPEYTMSEIDKKERGTDIVLYIDDENKEFLEDSKIESLLKKYCRFLPVPVIFGKEQEWKDGKYVDTDKDKIINDTTPAWTKKPTELTEEDYRKFYHDLYPSLDEPLFWIHLNVDYPFKLTGILYFPKIKNNLDINKNRIQLYSNQVFVTDSVEGIVPDFLMLLQGVIDSPDIPLNVSRSYLQSDSNVKKISTYITKKVADRLQEIFNNERKQFEEKWDDIKLFIEYGMLSDEKFYDRAQKFALLKDTDKKYYTLEEYKTLIEANQTDKDKNLIYIYATDAVAQYSYIEIAKSKGYDVLLMDGQLDIHFIGLLEQKLEKSRFVRVDSDIIDNLVRKNDKTEVSLDAAQRNMMTTVFKSQIPTLEKAEFMVMFEALGEQSQPVIITQNEFMRRMKDMSAMQPGMNFYGEMPDSFNLIINTEHPLSKKVIEETEKDCHAEIEPIQKEINELNDAIAKLQEASKGKKDEEIPVTEKEELRNKEKEVDSLRKKESELLTQYANKHKLVRQLVDLALLSNNMLKGEALSQFIKRSVEML
- a CDS encoding ATP-dependent Clp protease ATP-binding subunit, producing the protein MERNFSQRVKDVLGYSREEAERLQNSYIGPEHLLLGILRDGSGKAIEALRHLGVQLTELKASVEKDLRLSNDHINAGDEITISKSTDKVLKMSILEARILKSDTTDTEHLLLAILKDPDTPATRSLKDCDVTYQEVMEYFKMAKPLSDTPLMGAEFADDDDDEFEEEKRYKNEQQKATTSPGKTSADTPVLDNFGTDMTKAAEENRLDPVVGREKEIERLAQVLSRRKKNNPVLIGEPGVGKSAIVEGLALRIIQRKVSRVLFDKRVISLDMASIVAGTKYRGQFEERIKAILNELTKNPDIILFIDEIHTIVGAGGATGTLDAANMLKPALARGEIQCIGATTLDEYRKSIEKDGALERRFQKIMVDPTTPEETLQILNNIKGRYEDHHNVSYTPEALKACVKLTERYISDRNFPDKAIDAMDEAGSRVHISNIVVPKEIETLEAQIETIREEKIKAVKSQNYELAASFRDKEKDIQAQLETAKQKWEEELQEHREIVDEEKIAEVVAMMSGIPVQRIASAESTKLLHMGDTLRQAIIGQDNAVDKIVKAIRRNRVGLKDPNKPIGTFMFLGPTGVGKTHLAKILAEYLFDSKDALIRVDMSEYMEKFSVSRLIGAPPGYVGYEEGGQLTEKVRRKPYSVILLDELEKAHPDVFNLLLQVMDEGRLTDSLGRKVDFKNTILIMTSNIGTRQLKDFGRGVGFSTSASLEDKEFSRSIIQKALNKAFSPEFLNRVDDIIMFDQLDKEAIYKIIDLELKGFYQRMQALGYKFTLTDAAKEFVASKGYDIQFGARPLKRAIQKYLEDEIAELIIRDSIKEGDTIIIDYDKQEEKIVSSVHSDKE